Proteins from a genomic interval of Cuculus canorus isolate bCucCan1 chromosome 19, bCucCan1.pri, whole genome shotgun sequence:
- the LOC104055876 gene encoding glutamine synthetase has product MSVSHSSRLNKLVREQYVRLPQDGLVQVTYVWIDGSGEGVRCKSRTLDKEPKGIEDVPEWNFDGSSTAQAEGSNSDMFLVPVCMFRDPFCLDPNKLVLCEVLKYNRKPAETNLRHTCKKVMDLVKDNHPWFGMEQEYTLLGINGHPYGWPDNGFPGPQGPYYCGVGADKVYGRDIVESHYKACLYAGVKICGTNAEVMPSQWEFQVGPCEGIEMGDHLWMARFILHRVCEDFGVVATLDPKPMTGNWNGAGCHTNYSTEEMRREGGLKHIEAAIEKLSKRHDYHICVYDPRGGRDNSRRLTGHHETSNIFEFSAGVANRGASIRIPRQVGQDGCGYFEDRRPAANCDPYAVTEAIVRTTVLNETGVETKDYADH; this is encoded by the exons ATGTCGGTGTCGCAcagctccaggctgaacaagctgGTGAGGGAGCAGTACGTGAGGCTGCCCCAGGATGGGTTGGTGCAGGTCACCTACGTCTGGATCGACGGCAGCGGAGAAGGAGTGCGCTGCAAGAGCAGGACCCTCGACAAGGAACCCAAGGGTATCGAAG ACGTCCCTGAGTGGAATTTTGATGGCTCCAGCACGGCTCAGGCAGAGGGCTCCAACAGTGACATGTTCCTGGTGCCTGTCTGCATGTTCAGGGACCCTTTTTGCCTGGACCCCAACAAGCTGGTGCTCTGCGAAGTGCTGAAGTACAACAGGAAACCCGCAG AGACCAACCTGAGACACACGTGTAAGAAAGTCATGGACCTGGTTAAGGACAACCACCCCTGGTTTGGGATGGAGCAGGAGTACACACTGCTGGGCATCAACGGCCACCCATACGGCTGGCCCGACAACGGCTTTCCTGGCCCGCAGG gcCCGTATTACTGTGGGGTTGGAGCGGATAAGGTGTACGGGCGTGATATTGTGGAGTCCCACTACAAGGCGTGTCTGTATGCGGGGGTGAAGATCTGTGGTACCAATGCAGAGGTGATGCCCTCCCAG TGGGAATTCCAGGTGGGCCCATGCGAAGGCATCGAGATGGGAGATCACCTCTGGATGGCTCGGTTCATCCTCCATCGTGTCTGTGAGGACTTTGGGGTTGTGGCTACTCTGGACCCCAAACCAATGACCGGCAACTGGAACGGCGCTGGGTGTCACACCAACTACAGCACCGAGGAGATGCGGAGAGAAGGGGGTCTTAA ACACATCGAAGCTGCCATTGAGAAACTGAGCAAGCGGCACGACTACCACATCTGTGTCTACGACCCACGGGGTGGCAGGGACAACTCTCGGCGGCTCACTGGCCACCACGAGACATCAAACATCTTTGAGTTCTCTGCTGGTGTGGCCAACCGAGGTGCCAGCATCCGCATCCCACGCCAAGTTGGCCAAGACGGCTGTGGCTACTTCGAGGATCGGCGGCCAGCAGCCAACTGTGACCCCTATGCGGTCACTGAGGCCATCGTGAGGACAACAGTGCTCAACGAGACCGGGGTGGAGACCAAGGACTATGCTGACCACTGA